The sequence below is a genomic window from Silvanigrella paludirubra.
CACAAAAAAAGTTTTAATTTTATTTGATAGTGATAGAACTTCACAAATTGTTCATGAAGATTTTTTTTCTGGAAAACCCTCAATAGTTTTTTCAGGTATTACATATGATATTTACTTAAATTCAACATATGCCGAATGGCAAAAACGAATTTTAGAAGCTCCAGGACATTATGATGCAATTGTAACGGGGCTATATTCCACTTTAACAGACGAAAATAATAAAAATGTAGATTCCGAAAAAGTAATGAACTGGAGCGCTCAGAATACAAAAATACCACTTTTTGCATTCTGGGACTTTACTGTAGGAAAAAATAAGGCAATGGGTGGACTTGTTATGACTGGAGCAAGTCAAGGAAAAACAGCTTCAGAAATAGCTGAAAAACTCCTAAATAATCCTAATTTACTACCAAGCTCATTATTTCCAATTTATTTGCAAGAAGGAAAGTTTATTTTTAGCAAATATGAATTAAACCGTTTTAAACTAACCCTTCCAAATGACATTAAAGATGAAGCTATTTTTCTTGAATAATCAGAACAAATAGAATACCAAAAATAAATAATAATAAAAATTCTAAAATTTGACTTAAATTAAATAATAATTTAGTATTTTCCCAATAAAATGGAAACATATTTAATAAATAATAAAATTTTTGTTTTCATTTAATTATTTATAATTAAAATAAATTAATTAGAGTAATTATGAAAAAAATTTCTTCGATTTTTCTAGCAATTTTAACTCTCTCAACATTTATATACTACCTACTAAGGTATTCATGTGCAGGATTTAGTGGAAAAATAACCATAGAAAACTCTATAAAAAAATGCATAATGCATTATGGATATGTAAATTTAGAAAATGTTACTATTTTAGAAAATACTTTTGTATCTGGAAAGCTTGTAGCATCAAATGCAAGTTTAAACGATATTAAAATTAATGGTGAATTATTTCTTTATCAGAGTAGTATAGTAAACGGTAAAGTAAATATAGATGGAATGCTTGTAACTTCATCAACAAAATTTGAAAAACCTATATTTATAACTTCTTCAAAAATAGAATTAAATGACGGTACAGTTACAAAAGATATTTATATTATGAAACATAGAATTGATAGTAGAGAAGAATTTTTATACATAGACAATTCTACTGTTGATGGAGATATCATTTTTGAAAGCAATTTAGGAAAAGTTATCCTTATAAATGGAAGCAAAATTTTAGGAAATGTCTATGGTGGTAAAATACTCACAAACTAAATTATATTTTTTTCCCAATTCCAATTTATATATTTAACCTGGAATGTATTTTTTCTAACAGAAAAAGCGGACTGATATTTATTATCAATTTTAAATAAATTCGTTTTCCATTGACTAAAATCACTCTCTTCAAGACAAAATGATGAATGAATTATTTTAGCATTATTATCAGAAATAAAATCAAATGAAATATTACTTGGTGAATAGGAAAAACCCATACCAATCCCTTTTAAAATAGACTCTTTACATGCCCAAATTTTATAAAAATATTCTATTTTTTCAATTTCATTTAATTTTTTCCATATCTCTAATTCATATTTTGAGAAAAATTGATCTTTTAAACACTCAAAATCAATATTAGAATTAATGTATTCAATATCAGTTCCTATATTGTCATTAGAATTTAAAGAAACTAATATATATTCTCCTGAATGTGACAAATTAAAATGTAAATTTAATTTATTTATATCAAAAGGAAGAAAAGGTTTAGAATACTTATTATACTCAAAATCGTAATTTTGAAATTTTAAATTTAAATAATTATTTAGCAATAATCGTAATGAGTATTTTGAAATTAAAGAACATATTTGGTCTCGTGCCTGATAAAAACTGAATCCTTTTTTAATATCTTTTTCGTTAATCATTAACTTATTAAAATCTTTTATAAAAAGAAAATGATTTAAATTTAATTTAAATCTTGATGAAACACTAGAATGAAAATTTATATTAAAATATACATAAGGAATTTTAATAATCCAAATATGTACTTCATTTTTATTTATAATATAATTATCTAACATTAAAATAACTCATTATGAAAAAGTCACTAATAAAAATTTAAAAATGAATTTTGAAAAATATAATTTTTTACTTTTTCAATATCATCTGCAAAGTATCTATCTTTTTCGTAAAATGGAACTAGATTTCTTATTTCTTGATAAACTTTTTTAATTTTATTTGAAGCTTGAAAACCATTTTTTAAATCCATGGCTTGGGCAGCTGATAACAACTCTATAGCAATTACATAACTTGAATTGTCAGACATTTCGCTTAGACGATTTGCTGCATGAGTGGCCATGCTAACATGATCTTCTTGGTTTGCTGAAGTAGGGATACTATCAACAGAACAAGGAAACGATCTCGATTTATTTTCACTTACTAAAGCTGCCGCTGTTACCTGAGCTATCATAAATCCAGAATTTAAACCACTATTATTTACTAAAAATGGAGGTAATCCACTAAAATTAGAATCTACCATTAATGAAATTCTTCTTTCTGATAAAGAAGCAATTTCAGAACATACAATTGCTAAAATATCTGCAGCAAAGGCAACGGGCTCTGCATGAAAATTTCCTCCTGAAATAAACTCTTTTGTATCAGAAAATGAAATAGGATTATTTGTAACTGCATTTGCTTCAATTTCTAAAATATTTGCAATTGAATTGATTTGATCAAGACAAGCCCCCATTACTTGCGGTTGACAACGTAACGAATAAGGATCTTGCACTTTACCTGAATTATGATCTTCGCTTGATTGATTTTTTTCATTCAATAAACATTTTATTTTTTCAGCAACTACCATTTGACCTTTATGCCCTCTTAACTCATGAATTCTTGAGTCAAATGGCTCTAATTTACCGTTTAAAGCCTCAACAGACATTGCTCCTGCAACAAGCGCCGCTTCAAATACATCTTGGATTTTAAAAAGACCTTTTAATGCAAGAGCTGTTGAAACCTGAGTTCCATTTAATAACGATAATCCTTCTAAGGGCTGTAATTCAAATTTTTCTATATTACACTCTTTTAGTGCTTCAATAGCTGTAATAACTTGATCATTTTTTCGAACATAACCAACCCCTATTAATGGGGAAACTAAATGAGCCAGAGGCGCTAAATCGCCAGAAGCTCCAACTGAACCTTTCGTGGGAATACAAGGATAATATTCATGATTAATTAAATTTAAAAGAGATTCGAGCAATTCGTATCGGACTCCCGAATAGCCTCTTCCTAAACTTGCTACTTTTATAATAGCAATTAATTTAACTAAATTATTATCTAATAAATTACCTACTCCAGTGCAATGTGACATAACTAAATTATGTTGCAGAATAGATAAATCAGACTCTTGAATTCTTGTATTAGCAAGTTTACCAAATCCTGTATTAACTCCATATACTGCTTTCACTTCTTTTTGTGAAAATAGATCTTGAACATTTTTGACAGAGGCATCTATAAAATATTTCGACTCTTTATTTAATGAGAACTTACTAAATTTATTTTTATAAATATTATTTAAATCATTTAATGATAATTTACCAGGATGAATAATAAACTCCGAATTATGGCTCATAAAAATTCCTTATTATTTATTATTATATTATTTATTTAAAAATCATTATTTAATTTTTCATCACTTCTTAATCTAGAAAAAGCAACACCACCATTAATACTCCAGACATTTTGAAATCCCATACGCCTAAAGCTTTTAGCAATATATAAAGAACGATTTCCTGTTGAGCATAATAAAACGATTTTTTTATTTAAAAAGTTCGATTTTTTTTGAAGCAAGTCTATCATTAAATTTGTTATTTGTATCATTGGAATACTAATAGGTTCAAACTCAATTCCAAATATGTTCCAATCTTTAAATAAAAGAGATTCTGTTTTATCTCTGATATCAATTAAAATAAAGTCTTCATTATTTAACTTTTCAGGATTTATTGTTGGTTCTGATTTATCTTCTATATGAACTGAACTTTGAATTAATCCACAAATTATTTTTCCTTGAACTTTATTTGAGCACAATTCAGAATCAATTAATTTTTTTTCTTCACAAAATTCATTTAGACTCATTACATTAAATGGGTTTATTGCTTTTTCTAATAATTTATTTGTATTTTTTTCAACACCCCAAGTAGTCGCAAAACTATTATTATAGTCATGAGCTGGACATAAAAGGACATTATCATCAAATTTTTTGTTTAATAAATGGAGAGTATTATAAAATTGATTTACAGCACTAATTCCAAAATCCGTTCTACCTAATCCTCCTGTTAAAATAGTATCGCCTACAAAAACAAATTCTAATTTTTCTTCATTCGTTTTATTGTAAACTAAATAAGAAACACTATCTTTTGTGTGACCTGGAGTTCCAAGCCTTTCTATTTCCCACTCGTTTGAATTAAAAAGAAGTATATTTTCATCTCCTGGCCAACCTAAAATATCATTTGAATTATCTATCAAGTTTAATTTATTTAAAAGTTTTTTTCTTGATGACTCATGATCAGCATGTGAATGAGTATCTAATACAGCTTGTACAGACAAATTTCTGCATTGAATAAAACTTGCAATTCTATCCATACTTTCTATTGTAGGATCTATAATAATACAATTTTTTGTGTTGCTATCTACTAATAACCAGGTATTTGAATAGTCATATTGAAATTGAATTACACCATGAAATGAACTTTTATCTGGTATTTTATCTAAATTATTATTTTCAATACTGCATGATAAGTTTAAGCAAGAATTTCGAAACGCTTTACCCGCTGCTAATATAGCTTGAACACCATTTAATATTTCATTTTTTGTTGTCATCATACTGAAAGATAATCGAACACCTGATGCTTTTTTCCACTCAGGTAAATTCATCGCGCATAAAACGTGACTATATTCGATTGATTTAGAATTACAAGCAGACCCTCCGCTTATACTAATTCCAGCAGCATCAAATGCATTCATAATTTCTTTTGATAATAGACCGTAAATAGAAAAATTTAATGTTGTAGGAACTGACTCTTCCAAATCGGTATTAAACTCTATTGAAGGAAAGGCTTCATTTAGTGCATTTAATAATATATTTCTAAATTCAAATAATTCTTTTTCAGAACGTAATTGAGAAGATTCAATCCCCTTTTTTCTCTGATTTAATTTCTCTAAAACTACACCTATTGCTGCAATTCCTGGAAGATTTTCAGTGCCAGATCGTACGCCCTGTTCTTGCCCTCCACCTACAATTAAAGGACACTGCGGAGCATTTTCTCTTAAATATAAAAAACCGATTCCTTTTGGAGCGTGTATTTTATGACCACTAAATGTTGCATAATCAATGCTTAATTCTGATAATTTTAAATCTATTTTTCCTAAAGCTTGGACAGAATCAACCAACCAATATATATGATGCGCCTGCTTTCTTATAATTTTTTCAATATTTTTTAAATTTGTAATTAACCCTGTTTCGTTATTTACAGCCATAGTACATAAAAAAATAGTTTCTTGAGCATGTTCCTCTATTACATTTAAATTAAGATGCCCTTTTTCATTTACAGGAATTGTAATTATTTCAATATCTAATCCCAGAACTTTACACCAATGTTCTACAGCATTAGGAACTGCTTTATGTTCTGTTGCGGAGATTAATATTTTTTTATTTTCAAAATTAGTTCCCAATTTTTTTTGAGCAGAAATCCATTGCAATAAAGATAAAACTGAAATTTGAATAGCCTCTGTGGCACCACTTGTAAAAAAAATTTCGGAAGGTTTTGCTTGTATCACTTCACTAGCAAAAATGCGGGCTCTCTCTAAAATCATTTTTGCTTCGGCACCAGCCATATGTGTACTACTTGGATTTCCATAAACTTTTTCCATCGTACATAAAACCGCTTGGCATGCATCCTTTAAAATTGGAGTGGTTGCATTACAATCAAAATAAATTCTATTTGAATTATGAAATGAGTCATTCATTTTGCCTCCAAAACTTTCATAGTATTTATAAATCATTCCGATTAAAGAAATTATCATCTGTCTAATAAAAAAATATATAACAGAAAAACGATTTTGAATTCAACCTATTTTTTTTAATACTACAGATAGTATTATTATTTTTTCATTTTTTTTACCAAAAAGAATTCATTACTATATTTTTGAATGAGCGCTAAATAAAGTTTTATTTTTGTTACTTAATTTAGAACATTAGAGTTTAAAATTTAATTTTAATTGCATAATAAAAAATTTTGTTTTAAAATGCTGTTTGCGTTATAACTTTAAAATATTAATATCATTTTAGTTTCATATATTTGTCATTTTTTTGATATATTATAAACTAACTTATGATATAATAACATATTGACAATTGTTTGAGAAGGGAATTTATTTATAATGATTGACTATAAAAGAATTTTCTTATCCTTAATTGCTTTTTTTATTATGGTTGGATACGCAATGGCTGATAAAACAGACTCTAAATTTGAAAAAGTTGATAAAAATGAACAACTAAAGAAATTAACCCCCCTTCAAATTGAAGTTACTCAAAAAGAAGGAACCGAAAGAGCATTTGATAATGCTTATTGGAATAATAAAGAACCAGGTATTTATGTCGATGTCGTAACAGGTGAGCCCCTCTTTAGTTCTACTGATAAGTATGACTCAGGGACAGGATGGCCAAGTTTTACAAAACCAATAGATGATAAGTATATAAACTTTTCTAAAGACCAATCTCTCCCTTCAGAAACAAGAACTGAAGTAAAATCAAAATTTGGAAAATCGCATTTAGGTCACGTCTTCGATGATGGTCCTGGACCCACTAAAAAAAGATACTGTATTAATTCCGCTTCGCTACGTTTTATACCTGCCGCTCAATTAGAAAAAGAAGGCTACGGACATTATTCTTATTTATTTAAAAAGAAATAATTCAATTTATTTGAAATATTTCTTAAATTTTAAAACATATTTTTCATTTCAACAAATTAAAAATACTATTGATAAATAAATATATTTATTTAGAATCATATTTAATTAAATATTTTAAAATAAAAATTAGGAGTTCAAATGAAAAATCTAATGCCTGGTTTAAGAAGATTTACGGAAAATATTTTTCCATTTTAAAAAAAAATTATTTATCATTCATAATGCTGAAAATATTATCACCCATTTCGTGCTTCAGGTGGAAGTGAAGAAGCATCTTTAAAATTTGCAATAGACGTTTTAAACTTCTGTTTCGTCAGCATTAAGAAAAGAAAAAATTCGAATTTATGAATGGATATACCAACTAAAAAATGGTGAAATTAGAATTTTTGACCAAAAATATAAAGAGTTTGTCAACACATCTAAAGTAAAAAAAGAGTTAATAGATGAATCAAATAGATTTGAACTATAAAAATTTAAATTATTTTAATAAGCATGAAAAAAATTCATTCGTTAAAACAGCTCTAACTTGGAATGGTTCTGTAACACCCAAAGTTTTACATAGAGTTTTACTAATAATGATCTATTCTTTTTTAGTAAGCAAAATAAATCGATTTATTCCTTTACCTACTTTATCCTTAAGCCCTTTCCAATACACAGGATTTGCCTTAAGTGTTCTTCTTGTATTAAGAATAAATGCAGGTTTAGAAAGATGGTGGGAAGCTAGAAAACATTGGGGTCAAATTGTAAATCAAAGTAGAAATTTAGCTATAATAATTTATTGCTATTGTAGTAATGATAAAGAAAAAATAAATAAAATTTTAAATTATATTTCTTGTTGGCCTTATATTATAATGTCAAATCTTAGAAATCAAGAAATTCATCCAAAAGTATATTCATTATTAGATAAAGAAGATATAGAAAAAATTATTAAATCAGAGCATAAGCCAACTCTTCTTGCTTTAAAAATAGATTGCCTTATTAAAGAACTAAGAGGTAATGGATTAGATAATTACAGCTACAATCAAGCGCAGAATGAAAGATTTTTATTACTTGATGCTGTAGGAGCATGTGAAAGAATATCAAGTACACCAATACCTTTTGTATTAGCTATAAAAATAAGAAGATTTATACTTTTATTTTTAATTTTACTCCCATTTTGCTTAAGTGATAAAAATGAGTTTTATACATCATTTATTTGTGGATTAGTTGCATATCCGCTTTTATCATTAGATGAAATTGGAATACAACTACAAAATCCTTTTTCTATTAAAAGCTTAAGTTGTTTACCTATAGAAGAAATATGTCAAAAAATTTATGATAATATTTTAAAAATTAAGGAATATAAAAATGAATAAAATGAAATTTATATTTAATTTTCTATTTATTTTATCAGAACCAACTGCATATTCATCTGAAAAAACACAACTCTATTGTGTTGAAAATTTAAACCAATATGAAAAATTATCTTATTTAGGTAATAATATTATAGTTGAAGGAGATTTTATAAGTCTATATGTAAATAGTCCTAGTATTCTAATTGAAACAGTATATTTTAAGTTAAACGAAGAACATTCCTTAAAGGTGAATGATTATTTATCCTCTTGTTCATCTAGAAACATTCAAGTTGTTCAAAAATATAAAGACAAATATATTGATTTTATTATTGTAGCAAATATAAATAACATATCATTTTCAAAATTTAATGTAAAATATAAATATTATAGGCCATCTTTTGGATTAAGAATTCCCAATACAAGTAGAATATTTTATACTGGAACACAAAATATTTTTATTTCAAATATTTTTAGAACAAACTTAGAAGTAATTAATTCACAAATTGTAAGATTTTTTTGAATGATTATCTTTGGAATAATTAAATTTTTTTATTTAAATAATCTCTTTATTGTTTTTGATATAATCTTTTCAAAGAAATTTAATAAAATGGTATTTTATATAATAAACAATTTTTACTCTAAAATAAATAGTTTTTTAAAATATATCTTGTAATTAATTTAATTATATTTTAATTTATTACAACTAAAATTGCCAACAGGACGTAAGACAAAAATATTAAATTTATTATTAATATAGGAAAATACTATGATTTTTGATTCTTTTTATAAACAAGATCATAATCCATTAAAAGCACAAATATATTTAAAAAGTTTAAATTATCAGAATATAATTAATATGTTAAATAGTTATTTAAAAAGTTGGGGATGGCGATCACATAGAGAACGAGCACAATCTTTAATGAAAATAGTTCTTTATGGATTTAATATGAATAAATTAGAAAATTTAAAATGCGTTTTTCTTCACCAAAAATATTTATTTGACAAAAATACGGAATCCATAGAATCAGAAGACCCCTACTTTTTAAACGGATTTAGTCTTTATGTTGGCTCTTTAGGAGCTGGCTATATTACTTTTGATGAATTTAATTCTTTATTAAAAGCTCCTTCTAATGTCAATACATCAGAATTTTCCCAAACGTCTTATTACAATTTATTAAAAAAAATTCTTTCCGAAAATACTTCTCCAAAAAGACTAAATAATGAAATGACAATAAAAATACCGTTATTATTTCAAAACGCAAATTCTAGTTCTTTTACTTTGTTAGAAATGGATTGTTTTAAATCTGTTTTATTTTCAATACAAAAAGCAGATTATAAAGTTTTAGCTCCAATACTTCAATTTTGGGCAAATTTATTTTATCTTAGACAAGACGCTTATTTTAAATCATTAAGAAATAAATTGTATAAACCTTTTGATGGTAACGACGTAGCAATAATATATTCAAATTTATTTATTGAATTAAAACGCATCAAGAAA
It includes:
- a CDS encoding ABC transporter substrate-binding protein; the protein is MSINFLIKNILFIVILLTPIYSYAGKKDIVIIESYSKSYKWDADYCKVLKDKFGKKYNLTFFEMDTKRIPKIEHEKMGNKAWELIQKIKPILTIVGDDAALKFVGPRLEDNKMRTVYLGINNNPRVYFDKEPKYITGVLERPLMRRSAIFIKDLIPNTKKVLILFDSDRTSQIVHEDFFSGKPSIVFSGITYDIYLNSTYAEWQKRILEAPGHYDAIVTGLYSTLTDENNKNVDSEKVMNWSAQNTKIPLFAFWDFTVGKNKAMGGLVMTGASQGKTASEIAEKLLNNPNLLPSSLFPIYLQEGKFIFSKYELNRFKLTLPNDIKDEAIFLE
- a CDS encoding 4'-phosphopantetheinyl transferase family protein, which gives rise to MLDNYIINKNEVHIWIIKIPYVYFNINFHSSVSSRFKLNLNHFLFIKDFNKLMINEKDIKKGFSFYQARDQICSLISKYSLRLLLNNYLNLKFQNYDFEYNKYSKPFLPFDINKLNLHFNLSHSGEYILVSLNSNDNIGTDIEYINSNIDFECLKDQFFSKYELEIWKKLNEIEKIEYFYKIWACKESILKGIGMGFSYSPSNISFDFISDNNAKIIHSSFCLEESDFSQWKTNLFKIDNKYQSAFSVRKNTFQVKYINWNWEKNII
- the hutH gene encoding histidine ammonia-lyase — encoded protein: MSHNSEFIIHPGKLSLNDLNNIYKNKFSKFSLNKESKYFIDASVKNVQDLFSQKEVKAVYGVNTGFGKLANTRIQESDLSILQHNLVMSHCTGVGNLLDNNLVKLIAIIKVASLGRGYSGVRYELLESLLNLINHEYYPCIPTKGSVGASGDLAPLAHLVSPLIGVGYVRKNDQVITAIEALKECNIEKFELQPLEGLSLLNGTQVSTALALKGLFKIQDVFEAALVAGAMSVEALNGKLEPFDSRIHELRGHKGQMVVAEKIKCLLNEKNQSSEDHNSGKVQDPYSLRCQPQVMGACLDQINSIANILEIEANAVTNNPISFSDTKEFISGGNFHAEPVAFAADILAIVCSEIASLSERRISLMVDSNFSGLPPFLVNNSGLNSGFMIAQVTAAALVSENKSRSFPCSVDSIPTSANQEDHVSMATHAANRLSEMSDNSSYVIAIELLSAAQAMDLKNGFQASNKIKKVYQEIRNLVPFYEKDRYFADDIEKVKNYIFQNSFLNFY
- a CDS encoding aminotransferase class V-fold PLP-dependent enzyme, coding for MNDSFHNSNRIYFDCNATTPILKDACQAVLCTMEKVYGNPSSTHMAGAEAKMILERARIFASEVIQAKPSEIFFTSGATEAIQISVLSLLQWISAQKKLGTNFENKKILISATEHKAVPNAVEHWCKVLGLDIEIITIPVNEKGHLNLNVIEEHAQETIFLCTMAVNNETGLITNLKNIEKIIRKQAHHIYWLVDSVQALGKIDLKLSELSIDYATFSGHKIHAPKGIGFLYLRENAPQCPLIVGGGQEQGVRSGTENLPGIAAIGVVLEKLNQRKKGIESSQLRSEKELFEFRNILLNALNEAFPSIEFNTDLEESVPTTLNFSIYGLLSKEIMNAFDAAGISISGGSACNSKSIEYSHVLCAMNLPEWKKASGVRLSFSMMTTKNEILNGVQAILAAGKAFRNSCLNLSCSIENNNLDKIPDKSSFHGVIQFQYDYSNTWLLVDSNTKNCIIIDPTIESMDRIASFIQCRNLSVQAVLDTHSHADHESSRKKLLNKLNLIDNSNDILGWPGDENILLFNSNEWEIERLGTPGHTKDSVSYLVYNKTNEEKLEFVFVGDTILTGGLGRTDFGISAVNQFYNTLHLLNKKFDDNVLLCPAHDYNNSFATTWGVEKNTNKLLEKAINPFNVMSLNEFCEEKKLIDSELCSNKVQGKIICGLIQSSVHIEDKSEPTINPEKLNNEDFILIDIRDKTESLLFKDWNIFGIEFEPISIPMIQITNLMIDLLQKKSNFLNKKIVLLCSTGNRSLYIAKSFRRMGFQNVWSINGGVAFSRLRSDEKLNNDF
- the msrB gene encoding peptide-methionine (R)-S-oxide reductase MsrB, which encodes MVGYAMADKTDSKFEKVDKNEQLKKLTPLQIEVTQKEGTERAFDNAYWNNKEPGIYVDVVTGEPLFSSTDKYDSGTGWPSFTKPIDDKYINFSKDQSLPSETRTEVKSKFGKSHLGHVFDDGPGPTKKRYCINSASLRFIPAAQLEKEGYGHYSYLFKKK
- a CDS encoding bestrophin family protein, whose product is MNQIDLNYKNLNYFNKHEKNSFVKTALTWNGSVTPKVLHRVLLIMIYSFLVSKINRFIPLPTLSLSPFQYTGFALSVLLVLRINAGLERWWEARKHWGQIVNQSRNLAIIIYCYCSNDKEKINKILNYISCWPYIIMSNLRNQEIHPKVYSLLDKEDIEKIIKSEHKPTLLALKIDCLIKELRGNGLDNYSYNQAQNERFLLLDAVGACERISSTPIPFVLAIKIRRFILLFLILLPFCLSDKNEFYTSFICGLVAYPLLSLDEIGIQLQNPFSIKSLSCLPIEEICQKIYDNILKIKEYKNE